One Astyanax mexicanus isolate ESR-SI-001 chromosome 3, AstMex3_surface, whole genome shotgun sequence genomic region harbors:
- the nr1d2b gene encoding nuclear receptor subfamily 1 group D member 2b — MEATKAGGVIAYISSSSSASSPESCHSDCSNSSYQSSSPPRAHSPGQREGPQGPAQPRPQGPGTGKTRSPSANKCGITKISGLVLLCKVCGDVASGFHYGVHACEGCKGFFRRSIQQNIQYKKCLKNENCPIMRINRNRCQQCRFKKCLLVGMSRDAVRFGRIPKREKQRMLLEMQSAMNNMMNTSQLHNQLHSNHPLTLSNQNQPSLTKPTSEDPPATSSSSSSSSSSSISPDSSPRSSQSESSTDPEAPEVAMDTSSNSDSSSSTDSGEEEVVGSVTRAHQENFMYNQEHGDAPRSPTVAEQISSDSRRMEETQEIWNHCNNINTVSSQPLASDSSSSSLAPQVPDQSQREETSSLNRCPAALTNSSPSGHCPVRLPSTAPYDHCPASATGLAQHRGNNANQTPAYGSYSGPAWSGGNRMHLVCPMNTSPYVDPRKSGHSIWEEFSMSFTPAVREVVEFAKRIPGFRDLSQHDQVSLLKAGTFEVLVVRFASLFDVKERTVTFLSGQKYSVEALRSMGSGDLLNSMFDFSEKLRALNLSEEEMSLFTAVVLVSADRSGLENVNSVEALQDTLICALRSLITKNHPNEIAIFTKLLLKLPDLRSLNNMHSEQLLAFKVHP; from the exons ATGGAAGCAACAAAGGCTG GTGGGGTAATAGCCTACATCAGCTCCTCGAGCTCAGCCTCCAGTCCGGAGTCGTGCCACAGCGACTGCTCCAACAGCAGCTACCAGTCCTCCTCCCCGCCCCGAGCCCACTCCCCGGGGCAGCGTGAGGGCCCCCAGGGGCCCGCTCAGCCCCGGCCCCAGGGCCCCGGCACGGGGAAGACCCGCTCGCCCTCCGCCAACAAGTGTGGAATCACAA AGATCAGTGGCCTGGTGCtgctgtgtaaagtgtgtggggACGTGGCCTCGGGATTTCATTACGGCGTCCACGCCTGCGAAGGCTGCAAG GGCTTCTTCCGGAGGAGCATCCAGCAGAATATCCAGTATAAAAAGTGCCTTAAGAATGAGAACTGCCCCATCATGCGCATCAACAGGAACCGATGCCAGCAGTGCCGCTTTAAGAAGTGTCTGCTCGTCGGCATGTCGAGAGATG CTGTGCGTTTTGGACGAATCCCTAAGAGGGAGAAGCAGCGCATGCTGCTGGAGATGCAGAGCGCCATGAACAACATGATGAACACCAGCCAACTGCACAACCAgctccacagcaaccacccgCTGACCCTCAGCAACCAGAACCAACCTTCTCTGACCAAGCCTACGTCTGAGGACCCGCCAGCtacttcctcctcttcctcttcctcctcttcctcctccatctctccagACTCTTCTCCCCGGAGCAGCCAATCCGAGTCCAGCACTGATCCCGAGGCTCCCGAGGTGGCGATGGACACCAGTTCCAACTCGGACTCCTCCAGCTCCACAGACAGcggggaggaggaggtggtgggtTCGGTCACCAGGGCGCATCAGGAGAACTTCATGTATAATCAGGAGCACGGTGATGCCCCGCGCTCGCCCACCGTCGCCGAGCAAATCAGCAGCGACAGCCGGCGCATGGAGGAGACGCAGGAGATCTGGAACCACTGCAACAACATCAACACGGTTTCCAGCCAACCTCTGGCCTccgactcctcctcctcctcactcgcTCCTCAGGTTCCTGACCAATCCCAGCGAGAGGAGACTTCTTCTCTGAACCGCTGCCCGGCCGCACTGACCAACAGCTCCCCCAGTGGCCACTGCCCAGTCCGACTGCCCAGCACTGCCCCCTATGACCACTGCCCTGCCTCAGCGACTGGTCTCGCTCAGCACCGGGGGAACAACGCCAACCAAACTCCAGCCTACGGCAGCTACAGCGGTCCAGCGTGGAGCGGAGGCAACAGGATGCACCTG GTTTGTCCCATGAACACTTCACCGTACGTAGACCCGCGTAAATCAGGCCACAGCATCTGGGAGGAGTTCTCCATGAGCTTCACTCCGGCCGTGCGGGAGGTGGTGGAGTTCGCTAAGCGTATCCCAGGATTCAGAGATCTTTCCCAACACGACCAGGTCAGCCTGCTGAAGGCCGGCACTTTCGAG GTGCTGGTGGTGCGTTTCGCGTCGCTGTTTGATGTGAAGGAGCGCACCGTGACGTTTCTGAGTGGGCAGAAGTACAGTGTGGAGGCTCTGCGCTCGATGGGTTCTGGTGATCTGCTGAACTCCATGTTCGACTTCAGTGAGAAGCTGAGAGCTCTGAACCTCAGTGAGGAGGAGATGAGCCTCTTCACTGCGGTGGTGCTCGTCTCTGCAG ATCGCTCGGGTCTGGAGAACGTGAACTCGGTGGAAGCTCTTCAGGACACGCTGATCTGTGCCCTGCGCAGCCTCATCACCAAGAACCACCCCAACGAGATCGCCATCTTCACCAAGCTGCTGCTGAAGCTGCCCGACCTGCGCTCCCTCAACAACATGCACTCAGAGCAGCTGCTGGCCTTCAAGGTTCACCCATGA